The Nerophis ophidion isolate RoL-2023_Sa linkage group LG07, RoL_Noph_v1.0, whole genome shotgun sequence genome contains a region encoding:
- the LOC133556250 gene encoding uncharacterized protein C7orf57 homolog isoform X1 translates to MLTFARKVKLSELETRKLTLLPFSARNTKDPKTNGLPITKSAAKKAHQGVIGQISQIPGLSPIVSTGEDKKNIGKRVGVLDSDSEYIKLAKQGGHKGLLYFDETNKSCSTDLLLDAPVEALGNLSVVCNKEKKGQEGSSQRSLPPFWTDNMSTWERDDGSTDKKKKVPDKQLVQKQMPVFMKDNIKFRRTPVCCSNGLPGTCTAPLLPPPGSTGVILFLKSMTSSTLRSRWFA, encoded by the exons ATGTTGACTTTTGCGAGGAAAGTGAAGCTAAGCGAGCTAGAAACCCGGAAGTTGACTCTTCTCCCCTTCTCCGCCAGAAACACCAAAGATCCCAAGACTAACGGCCTTCCAATCACCAAGTCCG CTGCAAAGAAGGCACATCAAGGAGTCATAGGTCAGATCTCCCAAATTCCAGGACTTTCTCCCATCGTCAGCACAGGTGAAGACAAGAAGAACATCGGCAAGAGAGTTGGAGTTCTTGACAGCGACTCAGAATACATCAAACTGGCAAAACAAGGAGGTCACAAAG GACTTCTGTACTTCGATGAGACCAACAAGTCATGCTCCACGGACCTGCTGCTGGACGCTCCAGTAGAAGCTCTTGGAAATCTCAG tgtGGTCTGCAACAAGGAGAAGAAAGGTCAGGAAGGTTCCTCACAAAGATCCCTGCCTCCTTTCTGGACTGACAACATGTCTACCTGGGAACGAGACGACGGCAGCACAGACAAG AAAAAGAAGGTTCCTGACAAACAGTTGGTCCAAAAACAGATGCCCGTCTTTATGAAGGACAACATTAAATTCAGGAGAAC TCCTGTCTGCTGTTCAaatggactcccaggtacttgtactgccccactactgccacctcccggTTCCACAGGGGTCATTCTCTTCTTGAAGTCCATGACCAGCTCCACGTTAAGGAGcagatggttcgcctga
- the slc16a6b gene encoding solute carrier family 16 member 6b isoform X2 — MKDFFTGQGCLGPSFYPEVPDGGWGWAVAMAFFVVEICTYGTLKSLGVFLQDLMEEFGESNSRVSWVISICVFIFTFTAPLSAVLSNRFGHRLVVMVGGFLISLGTISSAFANSINEMYVTMGVVSGLGHSLAFLPTLTLLAQYFSRRRALVTSAASSGESFAMFAFAPVLTRLKDHMGWRCCLLLLGILQSAVLACGLLLRPIVIQPPPDKEDGIAEASVSLKELQAAYELENEQTKTSISSQVSAGSEDSGITSLSSSNVELRVVGVEAQLDGAMRDKEDQEASWDTPLQPEAEPELAGPSGPPRPKLVDLSVLKDGAFICYSLFGLLATLGFFAPQLYIIQLSKSRGVDSSTASCMLSVMAVADIFGRLSIGPVLSKARCRKTLVLLWCVMSLCLVLVAFTLVWDFWGLAVCCALYGYFLGTVGSTHIPMLAEEDVVGVEKMASSVGVYVFIQSFAGLAGPPLGGALVDLSNDYGAAFYSCAVGMGLAAVCLALLGPVKSGRCPMRACGPEEDLDSQVESVRCPTRTCGPEEDLDSQDSGQPDFLEVDLAVEDTPVKKNPCVA; from the exons ATGAAGGACTTCTTCACTGGCCAGGGTTGCTTGGGTCCAAGTTTTTACCCAGAAGTGCCTGATGGTGGCTGGGGCTGGGCTGTGGCCATGGCCTTCTTTGTGGTGGAGATCTGCACCTATGGAACCCTCAAGAGCCTGGGCGTCTTTCTCCAGGATCTGATGGAGGAGTTTGGGGAGAGTAACAGCCGGGTGTCGTGGGTCATCTCCATCTGTGTCTTCATTTTCACCTTCACTG CTCCCCTGTCCGCCGTGCTGAGCAACCGCTTCGGCCATCGTCTGGTGGTGATGGTGGGGGGCTTCCTCATCAGTCTGGGCACCATCAGCTCTGCCTTCGCCAATTCCATCAATGAGATGTACGTCACCATGGGTGTGGTCTCAG GCCTTGGCCACTCCCTCGCCTTCCTGCCCACCCTCACCCTTCTGGCCCAGTACTTCTCCCGGCGGCGAGCCCTCGTCACCTCGGCTGCTTCCTCCGGAGAATCTTTCGCCATGTTTGCATTTGCTCCAG TCTTGACCCGACTGAAGGATCACATGGGTTGGCGCTGCTGCCTCCTTCTCCTTGGGATTCTTCAAAGCGCCGTTCTGGCTTGCGGTCTTCTTCTTCGGCCAATCGTCATACAGCCTCCGCCGGACAAGGAGGATGGTATAGCGGAGGCCTCGGTCTCTCTGAAAGAACTGCAGGCTGCCTATGAGCTGGAGAACGAACAGACCAAAACCTCCATCAGTTCTCAAGTGTCTGCCGGCTCAGAGGACTCGGGCATCACTTCACTCTCGTCCTCCAACGTTGAGTTGAGGGTGGTAGGAGTTGAAGCCCAGCTGGACGGGGCTATGCGGGACAAAGAGGACCAGGAAGCGTCCTGGGACACACCTCTCCAACCTGAGGCTGAGCCAGAACTTGCGGGTCCTTCTGGACCCCCCAGACCCAAACTTGTGGACTTGTCTGTCCTGAAGGATGGTGCCTTCATCTGCTACTCGCTCTTTGGTTTGTTGGCCACTCTGGGCTTCTTCGCCCCGCAGCTCTACATTATCCAACTGAGCAAGAGTCGCGGCGTGGACTCCAGCACGGCGTCCTGCATGCTGTCCGTCATGGCGGTTGCAGACATCTTTGGTCGCCTGTCCATCGGGCCGGTGCTGAGCAAAGCGCGCTGCAGAAAGACCCTGGTCTTGTTGTGGTGTGTGATGTCCCTGTGCCTGGTTCTAGTGGCCTTTACCCTGGTTTGGGACTTTTGGGGCCTGGCGGTCTGCTGTGCTCTCTATGGCTACTTCCTGGGCACCGTGGGCTCCACGCACATCCCCATGCTGGCAGAGGAGGACGTGGTGGGCGTGGAgaagatggcgtcctctgtgggcGTCTACGTCTTCATCCAGAGCTTCGCTGGGCTTGCTGGACCGCCACTTGGAG GCGCGCTGGTGGACCTCAGCAACGACTATGGCGCCGCCTTCTACTCATGCGCTGTCGGCATGGGACTCGCCGCCGTCTGCCTGGCTCTGCTTGGACCCGTCAAGTCTGGCAGGTGTCCCATGCGTGCATGTGGACCGGAGGAGGACCTGGACTCCCAGGTGGAGTCTGTCAGATGTCCCACACGTACATGTGGACCGGAGGAGGACCTGGACTCCCAGGACAGCGGGCAGCCCGACTTTTTGGAGGTGGATTTGGCAGTGGAGGACACGCCCGTGAAGAAAAATCCTTGTGTGGCATGA
- the LOC133556250 gene encoding uncharacterized protein C7orf57 homolog isoform X2 translates to MNSKNTKDPKTNGLPITKSAAKKAHQGVIGQISQIPGLSPIVSTGEDKKNIGKRVGVLDSDSEYIKLAKQGGHKGLLYFDETNKSCSTDLLLDAPVEALGNLSVVCNKEKKGQEGSSQRSLPPFWTDNMSTWERDDGSTDKKKKVPDKQLVQKQMPVFMKDNIKFRRTPVCCSNGLPGTCTAPLLPPPGSTGVILFLKSMTSSTLRSRWFA, encoded by the exons ATGAACTCCAA AAACACCAAAGATCCCAAGACTAACGGCCTTCCAATCACCAAGTCCG CTGCAAAGAAGGCACATCAAGGAGTCATAGGTCAGATCTCCCAAATTCCAGGACTTTCTCCCATCGTCAGCACAGGTGAAGACAAGAAGAACATCGGCAAGAGAGTTGGAGTTCTTGACAGCGACTCAGAATACATCAAACTGGCAAAACAAGGAGGTCACAAAG GACTTCTGTACTTCGATGAGACCAACAAGTCATGCTCCACGGACCTGCTGCTGGACGCTCCAGTAGAAGCTCTTGGAAATCTCAG tgtGGTCTGCAACAAGGAGAAGAAAGGTCAGGAAGGTTCCTCACAAAGATCCCTGCCTCCTTTCTGGACTGACAACATGTCTACCTGGGAACGAGACGACGGCAGCACAGACAAG AAAAAGAAGGTTCCTGACAAACAGTTGGTCCAAAAACAGATGCCCGTCTTTATGAAGGACAACATTAAATTCAGGAGAAC TCCTGTCTGCTGTTCAaatggactcccaggtacttgtactgccccactactgccacctcccggTTCCACAGGGGTCATTCTCTTCTTGAAGTCCATGACCAGCTCCACGTTAAGGAGcagatggttcgcctga
- the slc16a6b gene encoding solute carrier family 16 member 6b isoform X1, translating into MNHRVVEAMKDFFTGQGCLGPSFYPEVPDGGWGWAVAMAFFVVEICTYGTLKSLGVFLQDLMEEFGESNSRVSWVISICVFIFTFTAPLSAVLSNRFGHRLVVMVGGFLISLGTISSAFANSINEMYVTMGVVSGLGHSLAFLPTLTLLAQYFSRRRALVTSAASSGESFAMFAFAPVLTRLKDHMGWRCCLLLLGILQSAVLACGLLLRPIVIQPPPDKEDGIAEASVSLKELQAAYELENEQTKTSISSQVSAGSEDSGITSLSSSNVELRVVGVEAQLDGAMRDKEDQEASWDTPLQPEAEPELAGPSGPPRPKLVDLSVLKDGAFICYSLFGLLATLGFFAPQLYIIQLSKSRGVDSSTASCMLSVMAVADIFGRLSIGPVLSKARCRKTLVLLWCVMSLCLVLVAFTLVWDFWGLAVCCALYGYFLGTVGSTHIPMLAEEDVVGVEKMASSVGVYVFIQSFAGLAGPPLGGALVDLSNDYGAAFYSCAVGMGLAAVCLALLGPVKSGRCPMRACGPEEDLDSQVESVRCPTRTCGPEEDLDSQDSGQPDFLEVDLAVEDTPVKKNPCVA; encoded by the exons ATGAATCATCGTGTTGTTGAAG CCATGAAGGACTTCTTCACTGGCCAGGGTTGCTTGGGTCCAAGTTTTTACCCAGAAGTGCCTGATGGTGGCTGGGGCTGGGCTGTGGCCATGGCCTTCTTTGTGGTGGAGATCTGCACCTATGGAACCCTCAAGAGCCTGGGCGTCTTTCTCCAGGATCTGATGGAGGAGTTTGGGGAGAGTAACAGCCGGGTGTCGTGGGTCATCTCCATCTGTGTCTTCATTTTCACCTTCACTG CTCCCCTGTCCGCCGTGCTGAGCAACCGCTTCGGCCATCGTCTGGTGGTGATGGTGGGGGGCTTCCTCATCAGTCTGGGCACCATCAGCTCTGCCTTCGCCAATTCCATCAATGAGATGTACGTCACCATGGGTGTGGTCTCAG GCCTTGGCCACTCCCTCGCCTTCCTGCCCACCCTCACCCTTCTGGCCCAGTACTTCTCCCGGCGGCGAGCCCTCGTCACCTCGGCTGCTTCCTCCGGAGAATCTTTCGCCATGTTTGCATTTGCTCCAG TCTTGACCCGACTGAAGGATCACATGGGTTGGCGCTGCTGCCTCCTTCTCCTTGGGATTCTTCAAAGCGCCGTTCTGGCTTGCGGTCTTCTTCTTCGGCCAATCGTCATACAGCCTCCGCCGGACAAGGAGGATGGTATAGCGGAGGCCTCGGTCTCTCTGAAAGAACTGCAGGCTGCCTATGAGCTGGAGAACGAACAGACCAAAACCTCCATCAGTTCTCAAGTGTCTGCCGGCTCAGAGGACTCGGGCATCACTTCACTCTCGTCCTCCAACGTTGAGTTGAGGGTGGTAGGAGTTGAAGCCCAGCTGGACGGGGCTATGCGGGACAAAGAGGACCAGGAAGCGTCCTGGGACACACCTCTCCAACCTGAGGCTGAGCCAGAACTTGCGGGTCCTTCTGGACCCCCCAGACCCAAACTTGTGGACTTGTCTGTCCTGAAGGATGGTGCCTTCATCTGCTACTCGCTCTTTGGTTTGTTGGCCACTCTGGGCTTCTTCGCCCCGCAGCTCTACATTATCCAACTGAGCAAGAGTCGCGGCGTGGACTCCAGCACGGCGTCCTGCATGCTGTCCGTCATGGCGGTTGCAGACATCTTTGGTCGCCTGTCCATCGGGCCGGTGCTGAGCAAAGCGCGCTGCAGAAAGACCCTGGTCTTGTTGTGGTGTGTGATGTCCCTGTGCCTGGTTCTAGTGGCCTTTACCCTGGTTTGGGACTTTTGGGGCCTGGCGGTCTGCTGTGCTCTCTATGGCTACTTCCTGGGCACCGTGGGCTCCACGCACATCCCCATGCTGGCAGAGGAGGACGTGGTGGGCGTGGAgaagatggcgtcctctgtgggcGTCTACGTCTTCATCCAGAGCTTCGCTGGGCTTGCTGGACCGCCACTTGGAG GCGCGCTGGTGGACCTCAGCAACGACTATGGCGCCGCCTTCTACTCATGCGCTGTCGGCATGGGACTCGCCGCCGTCTGCCTGGCTCTGCTTGGACCCGTCAAGTCTGGCAGGTGTCCCATGCGTGCATGTGGACCGGAGGAGGACCTGGACTCCCAGGTGGAGTCTGTCAGATGTCCCACACGTACATGTGGACCGGAGGAGGACCTGGACTCCCAGGACAGCGGGCAGCCCGACTTTTTGGAGGTGGATTTGGCAGTGGAGGACACGCCCGTGAAGAAAAATCCTTGTGTGGCATGA